Genomic window (Verrucomicrobiota bacterium):
GCGCAACTGGTGGCCGGCTGGCTCATCCGGGACGGTAAGATCCGGCGCAGTTACCTCGGGATTGCCGGCCAGAACGCCACCATTCACCAACGGCTGGTGCGCCACCACCGGCTGCAGCAGACAACTGCGGTCATGGTGGGCGGGCTCGAAGAGGGCGGTCCCGGCACGGCGGCAGGGTTGCAGCGCGGCGATTTGATTCTGAGCTTTAAGGGTTCAGCGATCGCCTCCATTGATGACCTGCACCGCTTCCTGGTCGGCGATGAAATCGGACGCACGTCGGACCTGACCGTGATCCGCGGAACCGAGCTGCTTACCTTGCGAGTCACCCCGCGGGAATTGCCGAAGCACGACGATTGAGTTTGTGACCATGATTTTTCGTTGATTGTACGGGCGGGTAGGTTTCACTGTGCGGACATGAAAATCGCGCTCGGTTCGGATCACGCTGGCTTCCGGTACAAGGAAAAAATCAAGGAATTCCTTACCGGCCAAGGTCATGAGGTTATCGATTTTGGAACCCATTCGGCAGAACCGACGGATTACCCGCTGTTTATCCGGCCCGCCGCCGAAGCCGTGGCCAGGGGTGAAGCGGAACGCGGCATCGTTTTAGGCGGGTCGGGTAACGGCGAGGCCATCACCGCAAATAAAGTTCCGGGGATTCGCTGCGGGCTTTGCTGGACCGAGCAGGTTGCGATCTGGAACCGCGCGCACAACGACGGAAATGTGCTTTCCCTGGGCGAGCGCACCATTTCTGAGGAGGAAGCGCTCAAGATCGTCAAAGTCTGGCTGGAAACGCCGTTTGAAGGCGGCCGTCACATTCACCGCATTCAGCTCATTGAGCACCCGGAACTCGCGAAAGAGACGACGTCCGCTTCATGATTTTCGAACAGCAGATCCGAGCTGCGGAGGGTTACTTTGAACTCGGCATGCAGAACGAAGCGTTGGCCGAATTGGATCGCCTGCCTCCCGAGAACCAGGACCGTGCGGAGACGCTCCGGATGCGGGTCAGTATCTGGTTGCAGATGGAGAACTGGGCACGGGCTTTAGAGCTCAGCAGCCGGATTTGCGAGCTTTTTCCCAGCGAGAGTTTCGGGTTCATTCACAAGGCCTTCTGCCTGCACGAGCTTGGCGCCACGGCCAACGCCAAGCAGACCCTGCTGGACGGGCCGGCAAGCCTGCTGGAGGAACCGATCTACTACTATAATCTCGGCTGTTACGACGCGGTGCTCGGCAACGTGGAGTCGGCCCAGGCGTACCTGCGAGCCAGCTTTCGTCTGGACAAAGCGTTCCGCGACCTTGCGAAGGGCGACCCGGACCTTGCCGGCATTCGTGATTTGCTCTGATGGACCTGAACCGGTTTAAGGAGGAATTCGCACAGAACTTCGAAACCCGCGGGGAAATCGGGGCCTCGGTTGCGGTCTATCGCCGCGGGGAACCGGTCGTTCAGCTGGCAGCCGGTTTCCAGGACCGCGCCGGCCGGGTGCCGTGGACGTTCCAGACGCGGGTGCTGATCTGGTCCGCGACCAAAGGGGTAGCGTCCGCTTGCCTGCTCCACGCCTGCAAACGGCACGGCATCGGCCTGGATGCTCCCGTTACTCGCGTCTGGCCGGAGTACGGGCAAGCCGGAAAGGAGCGCACGACTCTCCGGCACGTGTTGAGCCATCAGGCAGGCCAACCGGCGTTGCGAGGTGAACCGGTGTCGGTCCTGGACCACGAAGCCGTCGTCCGTGCGTTGGCCGGCCAGGCGCCCTTTTGGGAACCGGGCACCCGCCACGGTTACCACGCGCGCACTTACGGCTTCCTGGTCGACGAGCTGGTCCGGCGCATCACCGGCGGAGTGAACGTCGGCCGGTACTTCCGCCAGGTCTTTGGCGATCCCCTGGACCTCGACATCTGGATCGGCCTGCCCCAAACGCTCGCTGAAATGGTCGCACCGATCCAGGCGCCGCGGAAAGCCCGGGACGCTTCGTCCGAAGATCCGTTCTATGCCGCCCTGAATGATCCCGGTTCGCTGAGCCGCCTTGCGTTCAGCAACCCCGCCGGCCTGGCGCCCCCGTCCTCGATGAACGCGCCCTCGGTACGTGCGCACGTTTTGCCCTCCTTCGGCGGGATCGCGACGGCTGACGGGATGGCCCGTTTCTACCGGCTTCTATGTACGCCCAACGAATTCTTCGACGCGGAAACGTTGCGCGCCGTCTCCACCCCCGCCACTTCCGGAACCGATGAAATCCTGAAAGTGCCCACCGCATTCAGCGCGGGGTTTATGATGGACCCGGTGGATGATACGACGGGCGTACCTGCGCCGGGTCCTCGGGATGAAGGGCGTAAACTGCGCAGTTTATTCGGCCCATCCGTGCGCGCCTTCGGCCAGCCCGGGGCGGGCGGTTCGCACGCGTTTGCCGATCCTGAGCACGAGATTTCATTCGCGTACGTGATGAACCAGATGGAACCAGGGCTTTTTCCGAACGAAAAATCGTTGCGTCTGGTCGACGCGATCTATGTTCACCGCACATAACGCTGAGTTTGCCGTTCGAACCCAGGGGCAAGGCACCTACGAGATCACCGATCAGGTGGCCCAGGCCGTTCACGCCAGCCGTGTTAAGACGGGTTTGGCCACGGTTTTCGTCCGCCACACGAGTGCGAGCCTGGTAATCTTTGAGAACGCCGATCCGACTGCCAGGCGCGATCTGGAGGGGTTCCTCAAACGCTTGGTGCCTGAAGGGGAAGATTATTTTGTCCATACGCTGGAAGGTCCTGACGACATGCCGAGCCATATCCGGATGGTGTTAACCCGTACGTCCGAATCGGTCCCCGTTGCAGAAGGGACGCTTCAGCTCGGCACGTGGCAGGGACTCTTCCTTTACGAACACCGCAGGCATGGTTCCCGCCGTTCGGTGTCCGTTTCGGTAATCGGAAATATTGAATGAATCTTACCCCGACGGACCCGGTCCTGATCATTTCCGATCTGCACCTGGGCCACCGAGCATCGCGTATTCGCCACCCGGAACAGCTGGAGCCGTTGTTTAAGCCGTTTCACACGGTCATCTTCAACGGCGACACGGCCGAAATGCGAAATCCGGAGGACAGGCCGCTTGGGCGCAAGCTCGCGGCCGATCTGGGCCGCGTCTGCCATGGCGCCGGCAGCAAAGCCATCTTCATTACGGGCAACCATGATCCAACCATCTCCAGCATTGACCACCTGGACCTGCACGGCGGCGCCTTGCTGGTTACGCACGGGGATATCCTCTTTTTGGGCGTAGCCCCCTGGAGCCGGGCGGCAAAGTCTTACCGGGAAACGCACGAGGAGTTTCTGAAACAACTCGGTGAGGATGCGTACACCAGTTTTGAGCAGCGCCTGCTGGCTACCAAACGCACCTCGATTACGCTTCAAATGCATGAGGCGCCCCTGACCCGCAAGCACAAGAAATGGGGGGGCTTGCACACGGTGATGCACCAACTCTGGCCACCCTGGCGGCCATTCAAAATCCTGCAAGCCTGGTGGCAGACCCCGGGGCTCACTGCGGACATGACGCACCTCTTCCGGCCCAAGGCCCGTTTCACCGTCATCGGCCACACCCATTGTCCAGGGATTTGGCGCCGTGGCGGGCGCGTGGTGATCAACACCGGCAGTTTCCTGAAATACATGACTGCCCGCGGGGTGATCATCGACGACGGCCGGCTCGAGGTGCGATACCTCAAACGCAGCGGTAACAACTTCTGCCTCGGACGGGTAGACGCGGTCTTCCGGCTCCCGCATGAAACGGCGGGCCGGGCGGAAGGTGAACCCCGGCCCGGACTGTCGTGATTGATCGTTACTGTGCCAGGCTGCCGTTATTCACCACGACCGCGGTCATGGCCGCTTTCTTATACCAGGCGCGGGCTTGGGCCTCATCACGGGCGGTTCCCAGACCGTTGGCGTACAAGTAAGCCAGATTCGTCATGGCCGTGACTTCACCGGCGGCAGCCGCCTTTTGATACCAATCCCGGGCCTGGCCATAGTCCCGGGGAACGCCGTTGCCGTTCTGGTAGAGCCACCCCAAGTTTCTCATCGCAGCGGGGTACCCGGCCTCCGCGGCTTTCTGGAACCAATCCCGCGCCTGGGCGTAGTCCCGGTCCACGCCCCAGCCGTTCTGGTACATGAGGCCGAGGTTGTTCATGCCGACCGGTTCTCCGGCGTTCGCGGCCCGCTGGTACCAGCGGGCGGCCTCGGTATAGTCCTGGGTCACGCCCAGGCCCGCACCGTACATGTAACCCAGGTTCGTCAGGGCTGCCCCGTTTCCGGCCTTGGCGGCTTTTTGATACCACTCCTGCGCCTGGGCGTAGTCCCGGTCCACGCCCCAGCCGTTTTGGTACAGCCAGCCCAGGTTGTTCATCGCATCCGGATGGCCGGCGTTGGCAGCCTGGCGGAACAAGACCCGCGCCTTGCCGTAGTCCCGGGGCGCACCCCAGCCGTACTGGTACAGGACGCCGAGATCTCTCGTACCAATCGGTTCTCCGGCGTTCGCGGCCCGCTGGTACCAGCGGGCGGCCTCGGCATAGTCCCGGGCTACACCCAGGCCCGCACCGTACAGGTAACCCAGGTTCGTCAGGGCCGCCACGTTGCCGGCCTTGGCGGCTTTTTGATACCACTCCTGCGCCTGGGCGTAGTCCCGGTCCACACCCCAGCCGTTCTGGTACAACCAGCCCAGGTTGTTCATCGCATCCGGATAGCCGGCCTCCGCGGCTTTCCGGTACCACTCGCAGGCCTGGCCGTAATCGCGGGCGGTGCCCCAGCCGTATTGGTACATCAGGCCAAGGTTGTTCATGCCCATGGGTTCCCCGGCGTCCGCAGCCTGGCGGTATAATCGGATCGCCTCGGCATAGTCCTGGTTCACGCCCAGGCCCTTTGCGTAAAGCATGCCGAGACGATTCATCGCCAGGGCGCTGCCTGCATTGGCGGATTTCCGGTACCATTCCCGGGCCGTATCGTAGTTCCTGGCGACGCCCAAGCCGCACTCGTACATGAGACCGAGATTTCCCATGCTGTTGGGTTCCCCGGCGTCCGCGGCCTGTTGGTACCACCGGAACGCCTGGGCATAGTCCTGGGCCACACCTAAGCCTCGGTCGCACAAGTAGCCCAGGTTGGTCATGGCCAGGAGGTCACCCCCCTGAACGGCTTTCTGGTACCACTCCCAAGCCTTGGTGTAGTCTTGAGTGACGCCTAACCCATTCTGGTACAGCCAGCCCAGGTCAGTCATCGCTGAGACGTTACCGGCCGCCGCAGCTTTCTCGTGCCACTCCCGGGCCAGTTGATAATCCTGGGCGACGCCTAACCCGTCCCGGTACAACCAGCCCAGATTCTTCATGCCCCATGCACTGCCGGCCGTGGCCGCCTTTTGATACCAGGCATGCGCCTGGGCGTAGTCCTGGGTGACCCCCCACCCATTTTGGTACATGAGACCAAGGTTGTTCATGCCCATGGGCTCCCCGGCGTTGGCCGCCTTTTCATACCAATACCGGGCTTGCGTGTAGTCCTGGGTGACCCCCAGTCCTTTATCGTAGAGATAACCCAGGTTGGTCATCGCCGCTGCGTCGCCGGCCTCGGCGGCTTTCCGGTACCATTCCAGCGCCTGGACATAATCCTGGGTGACGCCTGAGCCGTTCTGATACCACCAACCCAAGGCGCGCATCGCTTCCGCGTTGCCGGCGTTAGCCGCCTGTTGGTACCGGGCACGATCCTCACGATTGTGAATGCGGAAGTCCGGCGTAGGAACGGGCGCGGCGACCGGCGGTTCCACCGAGACGGAAGTGAGATCGCCCACCCCGGCCATCCGCGCCGCTTTCGCCACTTCGTCGGAGGCAATCGCGAAGTTGAGGTTCTGGCCATTCACCAACTGGTAGAATGCCACCCCGATCACTTTGCCGTCCTCGTTCAACACGGGCGAGCCGCTTGACCCCGGCGAAATGGGCGCGCTGATCTGGATCAGCGCATTGGCATCTCGAAACGCGGAGATCAGCCCGTCGGAGACTGTCCCCTGCAAACCCTTCGGGTTGCCGATGACCAGCACGCGCTGGCCCTGACGGGCGGCACGGGACGAATCCAGCTCAAGGCAGGGTACCCGGCCGGAGGCAAACTTGAGAATCGCAAGGTCGGCCTCCGCTGATTCGCCAAGCACCTGTTCACACCGGAATTCTGAACCGCTGCTGCTCAAGCCCACAAGGCGCGAGGCCCCCCGGATGACGTGGGAATTGGTGACTGCTGTCCCGTCGTTCCGGATAAAGAAAGCCGTTCCGGTGCTCAACAGGTTCCCTTGCGCATCCAGGGCGTTGACCTGGATGACCGCTTCTTTGGCGCGCGCCACGATCGCCGGAATGCTGCTCTCGGCAGGCGCCTTCAAGGAAAAAAAAGAAATACAGGCCCCTGCAACTAAAGTACTAACCCCATGCCCCATCATTCAACAAACACTCGGTGAAGCCCCATGACGCCCGGATCAGCCCGTAAGCGCTCGAATTTGCGAGCGGCTTGCCGGGCCGTAGGGAATGCTGGAACCTTCTGGTAAACTGCCTCTACTCTAAAGCGGCGTACGGACGGTTGGGAAACGCAGCATTTTAGAGAATTTTTAGAAGTTATGCCAGATTCGGGTTTTTGTGGTCACACGGCGGGCACAGCGGGCTTGGCGGGCACAACGTAAGAGTTCACACGGTCACACGACGGGCGCAGCGGAAGAGTTCACACGGCGACCACGGCGAGCCACGGCGACCACGGCGGGAAGAGGGGGAAAGAGTTCGGCGTTCGGGGCTCGGAGTTCGGAGTTCGGAGGCGTCGTAGAACCGGGTCCGATCTTCCCCGAAGGTCGCGCTCACCCGGCGGGAAGACGGAATCATCCGCACAACACGCAGACGAACGCAGAAAAAGAATCCACGAAACCGGAGCTTGACATCGGCATCTCGCCCCCATGATGCCGCTCCGAACTCCGAACTCCGAACTCCGAACTCCGAACTCCGAACTCCGAACTCCGAACTCCGAACTCCGAACTCCGAACTCCGAACTCCG
Coding sequences:
- a CDS encoding metallophosphoesterase family protein, translated to MNLTPTDPVLIISDLHLGHRASRIRHPEQLEPLFKPFHTVIFNGDTAEMRNPEDRPLGRKLAADLGRVCHGAGSKAIFITGNHDPTISSIDHLDLHGGALLVTHGDILFLGVAPWSRAAKSYRETHEEFLKQLGEDAYTSFEQRLLATKRTSITLQMHEAPLTRKHKKWGGLHTVMHQLWPPWRPFKILQAWWQTPGLTADMTHLFRPKARFTVIGHTHCPGIWRRGGRVVINTGSFLKYMTARGVIIDDGRLEVRYLKRSGNNFCLGRVDAVFRLPHETAGRAEGEPRPGLS
- a CDS encoding YjbQ family protein, producing MFTAHNAEFAVRTQGQGTYEITDQVAQAVHASRVKTGLATVFVRHTSASLVIFENADPTARRDLEGFLKRLVPEGEDYFVHTLEGPDDMPSHIRMVLTRTSESVPVAEGTLQLGTWQGLFLYEHRRHGSRRSVSVSVIGNIE
- a CDS encoding SEL1-like repeat protein: MKAPAESSIPAIVARAKEAVIQVNALDAQGNLLSTGTAFFIRNDGTAVTNSHVIRGASRLVGLSSSGSEFRCEQVLGESAEADLAILKFASGRVPCLELDSSRAARQGQRVLVIGNPKGLQGTVSDGLISAFRDANALIQISAPISPGSSGSPVLNEDGKVIGVAFYQLVNGQNLNFAIASDEVAKAARMAGVGDLTSVSVEPPVAAPVPTPDFRIHNREDRARYQQAANAGNAEAMRALGWWYQNGSGVTQDYVQALEWYRKAAEAGDAAAMTNLGYLYDKGLGVTQDYTQARYWYEKAANAGEPMGMNNLGLMYQNGWGVTQDYAQAHAWYQKAATAGSAWGMKNLGWLYRDGLGVAQDYQLAREWHEKAAAAGNVSAMTDLGWLYQNGLGVTQDYTKAWEWYQKAVQGGDLLAMTNLGYLCDRGLGVAQDYAQAFRWYQQAADAGEPNSMGNLGLMYECGLGVARNYDTAREWYRKSANAGSALAMNRLGMLYAKGLGVNQDYAEAIRLYRQAADAGEPMGMNNLGLMYQYGWGTARDYGQACEWYRKAAEAGYPDAMNNLGWLYQNGWGVDRDYAQAQEWYQKAAKAGNVAALTNLGYLYGAGLGVARDYAEAARWYQRAANAGEPIGTRDLGVLYQYGWGAPRDYGKARVLFRQAANAGHPDAMNNLGWLYQNGWGVDRDYAQAQEWYQKAAKAGNGAALTNLGYMYGAGLGVTQDYTEAARWYQRAANAGEPVGMNNLGLMYQNGWGVDRDYAQARDWFQKAAEAGYPAAMRNLGWLYQNGNGVPRDYGQARDWYQKAAAAGEVTAMTNLAYLYANGLGTARDEAQARAWYKKAAMTAVVVNNGSLAQ
- a CDS encoding beta-lactamase family protein — encoded protein: MDLNRFKEEFAQNFETRGEIGASVAVYRRGEPVVQLAAGFQDRAGRVPWTFQTRVLIWSATKGVASACLLHACKRHGIGLDAPVTRVWPEYGQAGKERTTLRHVLSHQAGQPALRGEPVSVLDHEAVVRALAGQAPFWEPGTRHGYHARTYGFLVDELVRRITGGVNVGRYFRQVFGDPLDLDIWIGLPQTLAEMVAPIQAPRKARDASSEDPFYAALNDPGSLSRLAFSNPAGLAPPSSMNAPSVRAHVLPSFGGIATADGMARFYRLLCTPNEFFDAETLRAVSTPATSGTDEILKVPTAFSAGFMMDPVDDTTGVPAPGPRDEGRKLRSLFGPSVRAFGQPGAGGSHAFADPEHEISFAYVMNQMEPGLFPNEKSLRLVDAIYVHRT
- the rpiB gene encoding ribose 5-phosphate isomerase B → MKIALGSDHAGFRYKEKIKEFLTGQGHEVIDFGTHSAEPTDYPLFIRPAAEAVARGEAERGIVLGGSGNGEAITANKVPGIRCGLCWTEQVAIWNRAHNDGNVLSLGERTISEEEALKIVKVWLETPFEGGRHIHRIQLIEHPELAKETTSAS